The window GAAATTCCGTTAGGAGGATTTCACAAGGGCTTGCGCCGAAATGTTATTTAGGCTTTCCCTTTAATGCCTCGTGGGCTTGCCCCGAGGTACTTTACTTTGATAAAAAACTCAGAACGTTTTACTTTTAAGTCATTCAAGCCGGTTCGCTTTAATTTTTTCCAGGATTTACTTGGTTTTAAACGGACTTCTTTTCCTTCCTGGATAATGTCAACAGGCATATCGAAGTTATCAACGTCGGCTTTCCACCGATATAAAAGATTCTTACCGTTTTGTTGAAACTCCAGTATTGGAATATCGGCATATCTTAAGTACTGATCAAACACAGGTTTTAACCTTAACCCTGATTCTTTTTCAAAATAGGTTACAACATCCTTGGTGGTAACTATCTGATGTTTGAAGTGTTCTGAGTAAGATCGTAAAATCTTCCACCATTTTTCATCATTGTCAACAATGTGCCGTATGGTATTAAGCATTAGGGCGCCTTTGTAATACATATCGCCGCTACCTTCGCTGTTTACACCGTAATCCCCGATAATAGGGATGTCATTTTGAACCATTTTACCTGTGCCGTTAACGTACTTTTGGCCTGCTTCATAGCCCCATCTGCATTCAGTATATACATTTTCAGAATAGGAGGTAAAGCTTTCGTGAATCCACATATCAGCAATGTCAGAAGCAGTAATACTATTACCGAACCATTCATGTCCGGTTTCGTGTATAATGATAAAGTCCCACTTTAAACCGACACCGGAACCAGATAAGTCACTGCCTAAATACCCTTTTTTATATTGATTACCATAAGCAACGGCACTTTGGTGTTCCATGCCTAAATGTGGTGTTTCTACAAGTTTAAAACTATCTTCTTTAAATGGATATTCTCCAAATTTTTCTTGAAAGCAATCCATCATTGGCTTTACTTCTTCAAACTGAACCTTGGCTTTTTCTAAATTATATCGTAGTACATAATAGTCCAAATCCAGGCCTTTATATGTTTCTCCAAAGTGCACATAATCACCAATATTGAGAGCTACATCATAATTATTAATGGGGTTGATGACTTCCCAATCCCAACGTGTATATCCATTACCCAGATCTTTCTTGCCTTTAAAACGACCATTGGAAACATTCATTAATCCGTTTGGAACCGCAACTTTAACAGACATACCTTCTTCAGGCTCATCAGATTGATGATCTTTATTGGGCCACCACAAACTGGCACCTGTTCCCTGACAGGCAGTTGCAATCCAGTCATTCCCATTGTTATCTTTCTTAAAAACAAATCCGCCATCCCAGGGAGCTCTCTTGGCTACAATAGGGTTTCCGGAGTAATAAAAGACGATGTTACTTTTAGTATCTTTTTGGAAGTTACCGTCGATAAAAACAGCATTAAATTCCCGTTTATATACCAGTTTTTTACCATTATTGATAATTGAATCAACCTTCATGTTATCAAAAAGATCGATTTGAATGGTCGTTAGATTTTCCTGAGGTACAAAATCTATGCTGTTAGATCCGAAAATAAATTTTTCAGTAGGGTTAACAGTAATATTTAAACGGTATTTTCTAACATCAAAATTTCGTTCTTTTCTCAAAGAGCCTCTTAAAGTATCTGCCTTTGTATATGTGCGGTCACCAGATAAGAGTTGTGCATTTAGTGAGAAGCCGGTTAAGAAAGCGAATAATAATAACTTTTTCACACGTTTAAATTTTAATGATTATTTGACTGTAAGTAAACTATAAAATTGAAAACGTGTGTAACCACTCCGTTCTCTCATTAAGAATTTTAAATATTTTCTTTTGTGATGTATTTTTTAAATTGCTTAATGTTTGTTTCATGAATTTTATTGGCACCGCCAAAGGGTATAATACCCCGAGGCTTGCCTCGAAATTAAAATTTGTTTCCGACCAATGCCTCGTGCGCTTGCACCGAGGTAGTTTATTTTCGCGATTTATTATCATACCTGGATGACACCGAGATTGAATTTCTTTTCGACAGGGGCATGATTGGCAGCCTCAATTCCCATACTGATCCACTTTCTGGTATCTAACGGGTTTATAACGGCATCGGTCCATAGCCTTGCCGCAGCATAGTATGGCGATACCTGGCTGTCATATCTGGATTTTATATTATTGAATAGTTCTTCTTCTTTTTCTTTAGTGATTTTTTCACCTTTCTTCTTTAAAGAAGCTGTTTCTATCTGAAGCAGGACCTTCGCAGCCTGAGCGCCTCCCATTACAGCCAATTCTGCGCTAGGCCAGGCAAAAATAAGCCTCGGATCAAATGCTTTCCCACACATGGCATAATTTCCGGCACCATAGCTGTTTCCGATAACAACAGTAAATTTAGGCACTACAGAATTACTGACGGCATTAACCATTTTTGCCCCATCTTTGATAATGCCCCCGTGTTCGCTTTTACTTCCTACCATAAAGCCGGTAACATCCTGTAGAAAAACCAATGGAATCTTTTTCTGGTTACAATTAGCTATAAAACGAGTAGCTTTATCTGCAGAATCTGAGTAAATAACCCCTCCGAATTGCATTTCTCCCTTTTTATTTTTAACCACTTTACGCTGATTTGCAACAATGCCGACAGCCCAGCCATCAATCCGGGCATATCCGGTAATAAGGGTTTTTCCGTAACCTGCTTTATATTCTTCAAATTCAGAACCGTCTACGAGCCTTTTAATGATTCCCATCATATCGTACTGATCGCTTCTGCTTTTCGGAAGGATTCCAAAAATATCTTCGGGATTCTCTTTAGGCTGTATAGTTTCTGTTTTACTGAATCCTGCTGAATCTGCATCCCCAATTTTATCGACTATATTTTTGATGGTATCGAGAGCATCTTTATCGTCTTTGGCTTTGTAATCTGTAACTCCACTTATTTCGCTGTGGGTTGTAGCTCCCCCAAGAGTTTCATTATCAATAGATTCTCCAATAGCAGCTTTTACTAGGTAGCTGCCTGCCAGAAATATGCTGCCTGTTTTATCGACTATAAGTGCTTCGTCGCTCATTATAGGGAGGTAAGCACCTCCTGCAACACAACTTCCCATTACTGCAGCAATTTGGGTAATTCCCATACTGCTCATTATAGCATTATTCCTGAATATTCTCCCGAAGTGTTCTTTGTCGGGAAATATTTCATCTTGCATTGGTAAATAAACCCCGGCACTGTCTACCAGATAGATAATAGGCAGTCTGTTTTCCATGGCAATTTCCTGGGCTCTAAGATTCTTTTTCCCGGTAATAGGAAACCACGCTCCGGCTTTAACCGTAGCGTCATTTGCAACTACAATACATTGTATTCCTTTTATGTAACCTATTTTTACCACGACACCCCCGGAAGGGCAGCCTCCATGCTCTTTATACATGTCGTCGCCGGCAAATGCCCCTATTTCAAGATTCTCTTTATCGTTGTCGAGCAGGTATTCTATCCGTTCACGGGCAGTCATCTTGCCCTCTTTGTGTAATTTCTCGATTCTTTTTTCGCCCCCGCCAAGTTTTACCTTAACAAGTTTATGTCTTAAATCGGAAGCGAGTAATTTATTATGATCTTCGTTTTTATTGAAGTTTAAATCCATATTCTTTTTAGTATGTTTGCGCTAAAATACAAAATAGGCATTTATATCATTCGATATTATTTGCTTAAATTGTACGACATTTGCAACGTTAAACAATGTACTACAAAAGCAGTAAAGGTTGCATACTGCACGAATTATAATAACAGAATGAATTTATTATGGGAATGAACAAGAATACTGTATTGGCATGGGCAACTTTTATAATGATAATAGTCGGAATAGCATTAATTGCTCTGGGAGCTTTTCGTTACGACGATGTAGCAGGTTGGGGGTTTGCTTCTGTTGGTGTAGGTTTCTTTGCCATAGCATGGGTCTTTAATGCCCTTAAAGGACGAGTATAATATATTAAATGATTTAAGAATAAATAATTATGTCAGACGATAAGAAAGTCATCTTTTCGATGAATAGGGTCAGTAAGACCTATCAGAGTACCAACAAGCAAGTACTCAAGGATATTTATTTAAGCTTTTTTTATGGAGCTAAAATAGGTATTTTGGGACTTAACGGTTCGGGGAAATCAACACTTTTAAAAATTATAGCAGGGGTAGAGAAGAACTACCAGGGGGATGTTGTTTTCTCACCGGGTTATTCGGTGGGGTATCTTGAACAGGAACCGAAACTGGATGAAGAAAAAACAGTTATTGAGATCGTAAAAGAAGGCGCGGCAGAAACGGTAGCAGTTCTTGAAGAGTATAATAAAATAAATGATATGTTTGGTCTTCCTGAAGTTTATGAGGATGCAGATAAAATGCAGAAACTG of the Zhouia spongiae genome contains:
- a CDS encoding acyl-CoA carboxylase subunit beta, with the protein product MDLNFNKNEDHNKLLASDLRHKLVKVKLGGGEKRIEKLHKEGKMTARERIEYLLDNDKENLEIGAFAGDDMYKEHGGCPSGGVVVKIGYIKGIQCIVVANDATVKAGAWFPITGKKNLRAQEIAMENRLPIIYLVDSAGVYLPMQDEIFPDKEHFGRIFRNNAIMSSMGITQIAAVMGSCVAGGAYLPIMSDEALIVDKTGSIFLAGSYLVKAAIGESIDNETLGGATTHSEISGVTDYKAKDDKDALDTIKNIVDKIGDADSAGFSKTETIQPKENPEDIFGILPKSRSDQYDMMGIIKRLVDGSEFEEYKAGYGKTLITGYARIDGWAVGIVANQRKVVKNKKGEMQFGGVIYSDSADKATRFIANCNQKKIPLVFLQDVTGFMVGSKSEHGGIIKDGAKMVNAVSNSVVPKFTVVIGNSYGAGNYAMCGKAFDPRLIFAWPSAELAVMGGAQAAKVLLQIETASLKKKGEKITKEKEEELFNNIKSRYDSQVSPYYAAARLWTDAVINPLDTRKWISMGIEAANHAPVEKKFNLGVIQV
- a CDS encoding CAL67264 family membrane protein — translated: MGMNKNTVLAWATFIMIIVGIALIALGAFRYDDVAGWGFASVGVGFFAIAWVFNALKGRV
- a CDS encoding M1 family metallopeptidase codes for the protein MKKLLLFAFLTGFSLNAQLLSGDRTYTKADTLRGSLRKERNFDVRKYRLNITVNPTEKFIFGSNSIDFVPQENLTTIQIDLFDNMKVDSIINNGKKLVYKREFNAVFIDGNFQKDTKSNIVFYYSGNPIVAKRAPWDGGFVFKKDNNGNDWIATACQGTGASLWWPNKDHQSDEPEEGMSVKVAVPNGLMNVSNGRFKGKKDLGNGYTRWDWEVINPINNYDVALNIGDYVHFGETYKGLDLDYYVLRYNLEKAKVQFEEVKPMMDCFQEKFGEYPFKEDSFKLVETPHLGMEHQSAVAYGNQYKKGYLGSDLSGSGVGLKWDFIIIHETGHEWFGNSITASDIADMWIHESFTSYSENVYTECRWGYEAGQKYVNGTGKMVQNDIPIIGDYGVNSEGSGDMYYKGALMLNTIRHIVDNDEKWWKILRSYSEHFKHQIVTTKDVVTYFEKESGLRLKPVFDQYLRYADIPILEFQQNGKNLLYRWKADVDNFDMPVDIIQEGKEVRLKPSKSWKKLKRTGLNDLKVKRSEFFIKVKYLGASPRGIKGKA